From Paenibacillus sp.:
CGATACTTTTACCAAAACGCATTGAGAAGAGTGAAACATTTAGATCATGAACTCATGTGGCCGTTGGAAAGAAAAGGTACACTGACTTGTTTCTGCTGCCCGCCGAATATGGCCAGAATTATTGGAGAGTCTAGCGAATACGCTTACATGATTTCCGACGATTCCGTTTACGCAGGTATGTATGGAGCGAATACGGCGAAGTTCCGTCTGAATAACGGCGCAGCCTTCACGATCGCGCAGAAGACGGAATACCCTTGGGATGGGCGCATCGTCATGGAATTTAAGGATGTGGAAACGGATGTGCCGATTGCGGTCAAGCTGCGCATTCCCGGCTGGGCAGCAGGAGGCTCCATTACGGTCAACGGCGAAAAGATCGCGGACTTGAACAAAAGCCATGCTTCCAGCTACTTCAGCGTTGATCTTTCCAAGATCGACGGAGCAAGAATTGAGTTGCTGCTGGAGATGCCGGTTCGTCTGACCGTAGCTCATTCTTATCTGGAAGAGACAGTCAACCAAGTTGCCGTGGAGAGAGGTCCGTTGGTGTACTGCCTGGAGACGCCGGATGTGCCCCTCCCGGAACTGGCAGACTTCATGCTGCCGACCTCCGCTACATTCGAAACCGTCCCTTACGAGATCAGCGGCAAACAGGTCCTGGCCTTAGAGACGGAAGGCGTAACGATGAAATGGAAGCAAGATAAGGACCGGGGGGCATTATATCAGACCTTGGATGTCCAAGGCTTGGAGCGAGTCCGTGTCCGAATGATTCCTTATTTCGCCTGGGACAACCGCGGCAACGGTGAAATGATGGTGTGGCTGCCGTTGTATTTTGGGTGAGTTCGAACAAACCTATGTGGTTCGACGATTTGTTGGTGGGATTGAATTGCCAAAAGATCATCTAACCGGGACGTTCACCGCGTTTCTTGAGATGGGAAACTTTCAACAATACATCAAGAAATAAAGCACAGCAGGACCGGTACTGATATGCTCCCCTTTACGTAGACAGGCGAAATAATAAAACCTGGTTGCCGAGGGGAGTTTTTTCATGCCCCATTATCGAGTATAGCGTAAAAGAGAAACTCTCCATCTTGAGAGAACTTGAAACCGGAGTAGGTTCACTAACTGGGGGCGACTGGAAATATATCAGTAACACAAGCACTTTAAAAGGATGGTGGTGGCGACTGCATTGCGTCTAGGGTTTGGAAGTCCGTTCAGAGAATTAGAGCTATTCGGTAGAAATCAAACAACAAGCAGTTCAAATGTTCTACGATTATTTCCGTTAGCTCGAAACGATGCTTTCTTGAGATCCAAACAAAGTGCAGCCGATGGATTTTTTTCTAGATACATTTGAAACTTCTCCATCTTATTTTATGAAATCATGGAAATGCTAATAAAGAAGTATATAATAAAGTGAGTCAGACAAATGAGGTGAAGAGTTATGAGATTAGAAATGAAGAACATTGGTTTGTTGGGTAAAGCGGATATAGAAATTAATGGCTTAACGGTTATTGCAGGAGAAAACGATACCGGTAAAAGTACAATAGGTAAGGTCTTGTTCTCCATAATCAAAGCTTTTACAAGATATTCTGAAGATTTTGCCGAGGAAACTAGAAAGTCATATTTTAATATGCTGGAAACCGTTTATTTTCAGTTAAGAAAATATGTTGATTTTAACGAGCATGAAGCGCTAAGGAAAGAATTTTTACCACCTAGAATATTTAGAGATATAGAGTATTCGCTAGATGTTGGGAATTTTGAGAATATAGATTTAATACTGAGTCAAAAAATTGAGCTAATAAAAAATTTGAATCTTCCAACCAGAATAATGGAATCAACAGTACACACATTATTAAATTTACGCTCATCTATTATTTATACAAACGAAAAAAAAGAGTACATTGTAAAAGCTTTAAAATTAGCTTTTATGTCTGAGTTTAATTCTGAAATATCAAATAAATACATAGAAAATGAATCTTTAATCAAATGTACTGAGGGGAATAACAAGGTTTTAGAAATATCCATTATAAAAGACCAAATTGATAGAATTGAATACTTTGATGAGCTTTTCTTTAGTGATGCAACTTATATAGAAAGCCCTTTGGTGCTTCAAATGTATGATGCAATTTCTAAAAGTACGGCTTTTTTTGAAGAAGAGGAACTTTTCACGAAATCATCTATAGTCCATAACCGTGCCTCAAAAAAGGTACAGATTGCTTTTCACTTGAAAGATTTGATTAATAAGATGGAAAATGCTCAATACTTTAAAAGTTTTAATAAACAATCAGAAGAAGAAGATATCCAACTATTTAACCGTATCTCTAATTTAATAGGCGGAGATGTTTCCTTTAAAAAACAGCAAAGAGACTTTGTCTATTCAAAAAAATCTATCGAAAAAGACATTAATATTAAATCTGGGAATCTCGCCACTGGAATTAAGTCTTTTGGAATACTCCAACTGCTTTTAAAGGCAGGATTACTTAATGAAAGGACACTTATTATTTTAGATGAACCGGAGATTCACCTACATCCGAAGTGGCAAGTAGAATACTGTAAAATGATTATTGAGCTAGTGAAGAGAGATATTAACATTCTAGTTACAACTCATAGTCCATACATATTACAAGCACTTAAAGTTTTCGCTGAGAATTCAGATATGGATGAAAATAGAATTAACTATTACTTTGCAGAAAAAGAAAGTGGGAATAATCACGTGAATATTGAGAATATTAACGGTAATCTAAATAAAGCATTTAGAAAGTTGTCTGAGCCAATACAAAAATTAGTGTGGGAGAACTAACTGGATGTTACAGAGATTATTGAGTTTTGGTGTTGAAAATGGAATTTTTAAAATATTACCGATTAAAGATATAGATAAATCATGCTGCAAGGTTTCTACTACCGAAGTAATTGATTTCGATGAGACAAAACGTATGATAATTGCGGAAATTAACAGTTCTAAATGGAAAATGCAAGAACCAAAGTCATGTGATGCTTTGAAAATTATACCACAGGTGAATAGACTTGATTTTATAGAATTCAAAGGACTCAACACGTTTTTGGAAAGATTGGAGGATTCAGGTAAAAATGTCGAGGAAGAAATCTCTAAACAAATCGGAAAATTTGAATTTGGAACAAAAATCTTTGATAGCTTTCAGGTATTAGATTATGTGCTTAAATCAGCAAAGTTTGGTATGTCAAAAACTGAGAGGCAGTCTTTCGCACTCGTTGAGAAGAATTATTTTATAATGGTCGATATTGAAGTTGGGGAGGATGGTATACAAGATTTTGCACTTATGATGGAGTTCCTTAGTCAAACTTCAAATGTTAGAAATACAATTTTGTCATATATAAAGGAAGATATTAAGGGTCTTGGTGGTAGCGGAATAGTGAAAATGAATAGCCCCAAACTTATTAATGTTAAAGAAGTAGATAAAATGTATGCATCGGTATTGTCAGCGGTAGCAAATCAGTAAAGATTATAATGCTGAATCCCATTTGATTACGCACATGTGGAGTGTTAAGCATTACTTAAATTGGGTGGGGGAATGATTTCCTCCGCTTGTTTCACGCCCCGAAAAGAAGTGTGTAATATCCTGATGCTTGCGTCGGAATAAACTTTAATCTTATGAATGAGCTTATAGTCATCATTCTCAAGATTAGGCTTTGCCGGTGGAATTCCTACAACTTAATGTTCCGTGTCATTCTTTGACTTATCGGTATTTCAAGTTAAATTTTGCGGGCAGCCTATCGACTTTGTTCAGTTTGAGTTCTCGCATTAGCTGACTATAACTTTCCCGAGTTGGTTAATTGATGCAGTAGGGGACGGAAACTCGCCTTCAAGCTATGTAAGCTTCTTTTTAACTCCTAGCAACACTCTTACCTGATAAATCTGAAATTATTTTGTAGCTGCAGATAACAAGTACTTAGTTCTACTGACAGAAGAGTTGGAAGTAAGCGAATACTAAACTTGACCGAGAAGATGTAGTTAAAGCATTCAATTATGCAGTATTTTTAATGATCTATATCGTAGTACATTTTGAGAAAATATAGTATTGGGAAAGTGTTTTCATGACTAGACAAATTATCTGAAATTGTTTAAATTCTTTTCAAAGTGGAAGCCTACCGTGTCAGGGGGTGTTCTTACTTTCACATTTGATAAGCGTAGGGATGATAATTTTTCCATATAACAAGGCAATAAGAGGAGTCGCAAACTCCTCTTTTTCCATTTCATACGATGGTATAATAAACACCACGAGATCAGCATTGAAAGGTAAAAGCATGAAGGTAAAAGAAGATTTCTTTACCCGCAAGAAAAACGACATCGGCGTCTCCCTAAATGACGTGCAAAAGAAGGCTGTCATTCAAACGGAGGGGCCGTTGCTGTTGTTGGCGTCTCCGGGCTCGGGGAAGACGACGACCATTATTATGAGGATTGGCTATTTGATTGAGGAAAAGGGAGTCGACCCGGCGAGGATCAAGGCGGTCACGTTTAGCCGGGCTTCAGCGAACGACATGAAGGAACGGTTCAAACGTTTCTTTCCCCATCTTCCGCCGGTTGATTTTTCCACGATTCATAGTTTCGCTTTCGAGGTTGTGAAAGAGCATTTCCGTCGAACAAGGACGAATTTTCAAATTATCGAAGGCGACCTAGATCCGCAGGAGCAGGTGAAGCTCGACACGAACGATCTGCCGTTGCATAAGAAGTTTATTTTACGAAATTTGTTCAAAACCATTGTCGGGGAAAACATGACCGACGATCAGATGGACGAACTGACGACGTACATCAGCTTTATCAAGAACAAGATGGTTCCTGCCGATCTTTGGTCAACGGTAAAAACGAGTGTGACGC
This genomic window contains:
- a CDS encoding AAA family ATPase, translated to MRLEMKNIGLLGKADIEINGLTVIAGENDTGKSTIGKVLFSIIKAFTRYSEDFAEETRKSYFNMLETVYFQLRKYVDFNEHEALRKEFLPPRIFRDIEYSLDVGNFENIDLILSQKIELIKNLNLPTRIMESTVHTLLNLRSSIIYTNEKKEYIVKALKLAFMSEFNSEISNKYIENESLIKCTEGNNKVLEISIIKDQIDRIEYFDELFFSDATYIESPLVLQMYDAISKSTAFFEEEELFTKSSIVHNRASKKVQIAFHLKDLINKMENAQYFKSFNKQSEEEDIQLFNRISNLIGGDVSFKKQQRDFVYSKKSIEKDINIKSGNLATGIKSFGILQLLLKAGLLNERTLIILDEPEIHLHPKWQVEYCKMIIELVKRDINILVTTHSPYILQALKVFAENSDMDENRINYYFAEKESGNNHVNIENINGNLNKAFRKLSEPIQKLVWEN